Proteins encoded by one window of Winogradskyella sp. PG-2:
- a CDS encoding TrmH family RNA methyltransferase, which translates to MRKLKNEELDRLEVSEFKAAKKSPIIIILDNIRSLNNIGSVFRTSDAFLIEKIYLCGITAQPPHNDIRKTALGSTETVEWEYIENTIDVINSLKTQNIKICSIEQAENTTMLNTFKPQPNTKYAFVFGNEVKGVAQDVVNTSDIVIEIPQYGTKHSLNISVSCGVVVWDVFSKLH; encoded by the coding sequence ATGAGAAAGTTAAAAAACGAAGAATTAGACCGATTAGAAGTTTCAGAATTCAAAGCTGCTAAAAAGTCTCCAATTATTATAATTCTAGACAATATTAGAAGTTTAAATAATATAGGCTCTGTTTTTAGAACAAGTGATGCCTTCTTAATTGAAAAGATTTACCTCTGTGGCATTACTGCTCAACCACCTCATAACGATATTAGAAAAACTGCGCTTGGCAGCACAGAAACTGTAGAATGGGAGTATATAGAGAATACTATAGATGTGATTAACTCCTTGAAGACGCAGAACATAAAAATCTGCTCAATTGAACAAGCGGAAAATACAACAATGCTTAATACTTTTAAACCTCAACCTAATACTAAATATGCTTTTGTTTTTGGTAATGAAGTAAAAGGTGTTGCACAAGATGTTGTAAATACTAGCGATATTGTGATTGAAATCCCTCAATATGGTACCAAACATTCATTAAATATTTCAGTAAGTTGTGGTGTTGTAGTTTGGGATGTGTTTAGTAAACTCCACTAG
- a CDS encoding class I SAM-dependent methyltransferase, whose translation MHQIYEQHLWGGKDLDFYSGEGSHNPEIIQPYLDAVRSFLKSHKGKLTVCDLGCGDFNIGKQLYKYSKKYVSVDIVETLIERNKKLYKQENLEFQCLDISRDELPKADCIILRQVLQHLSNKEIQSIVNKLINYKYIILTEHIPFGNFEPNKDKIASQGIRLKQNSGVNLLEAPFNLKVLKAKKINEVVLENNKGKITTTLYNCF comes from the coding sequence ATGCATCAAATTTACGAGCAGCATCTTTGGGGCGGAAAAGACTTGGATTTTTATTCTGGCGAAGGTTCTCACAATCCAGAAATCATTCAACCTTATTTAGATGCTGTACGCTCATTTTTAAAATCTCACAAAGGCAAATTAACTGTTTGTGATTTGGGTTGTGGCGATTTCAATATTGGAAAACAGCTATACAAATATTCTAAAAAATATGTTTCTGTTGATATTGTTGAAACCCTTATCGAAAGAAATAAGAAATTGTATAAACAAGAAAATCTAGAATTTCAATGCTTAGATATTTCGAGAGATGAGCTTCCCAAAGCTGATTGCATCATATTAAGACAAGTACTTCAACATTTATCGAATAAAGAAATTCAAAGTATTGTTAATAAACTAATTAATTACAAATACATAATTCTAACAGAGCATATCCCATTTGGAAACTTTGAACCTAATAAAGATAAAATAGCCAGTCAAGGGATTCGGCTAAAACAAAATAGTGGTGTTAACCTATTAGAAGCGCCTTTTAATTTAAAAGTTTTAAAAGCAAAAAAAATAAACGAAGTCGTTTTAGAAAACAACAAAGGAAAGATTACAACAACACTCTACAATTGTTTCTGA
- the folK gene encoding 2-amino-4-hydroxy-6-hydroxymethyldihydropteridine diphosphokinase: MTPTKNVYIALGSNKGNKLDYLQLAVDAIYERIGVVSKISKVYKTPAFGFDGDDFYNACIKVETELKPKKVLKVLQSIEIDLGRQSKTKEGYESREIDLDILFYDDVIIEEKSLVIPHPEMENRKFVLKPLCDIAQDIEHVKLNKLISVLLEECEDDSEIEPIKIWLKNPKRAFTFGDYNYIAIEGNIGAGKTSLANKIAHDFNAKLILERFADNAFLPKFYKEPERYAFTLEMSFLADRYQQISDDLSQLDLFKDFMVSDYDVNKSLIFSKVTLPADEFRLYRKLFYQVYKDIAKPDLYVYLYQNTERLQKNIKKRGRNYEKDIKDDYLEKINSGYLEFLKSQPEMNVKIIDISDKDFVKSREDYLWLLNEIGGQKQL, translated from the coding sequence ATGACACCAACAAAAAATGTTTACATAGCATTAGGAAGTAATAAAGGCAACAAATTAGACTATTTGCAACTTGCCGTTGATGCTATATATGAAAGAATTGGTGTGGTTAGTAAGATATCTAAAGTCTATAAAACACCTGCTTTTGGTTTTGATGGAGATGATTTCTATAACGCATGTATTAAGGTAGAAACAGAACTGAAACCTAAGAAGGTTTTGAAAGTGCTTCAATCCATTGAGATTGATTTAGGAAGACAATCGAAAACAAAAGAAGGTTATGAATCTCGTGAAATAGATTTAGACATTTTGTTTTACGACGATGTTATTATTGAAGAAAAATCTTTAGTAATACCACATCCAGAAATGGAAAACCGTAAGTTCGTTCTAAAACCACTTTGCGATATTGCTCAAGATATTGAACATGTAAAATTGAATAAACTAATTTCAGTTTTATTGGAGGAATGTGAAGATGATTCTGAAATAGAACCTATTAAAATATGGTTAAAAAACCCTAAGAGAGCATTTACTTTTGGTGACTATAATTACATTGCTATTGAAGGTAATATTGGTGCAGGCAAAACCAGTTTAGCTAATAAAATAGCTCATGACTTTAATGCGAAATTAATTTTAGAGCGTTTTGCAGATAATGCGTTTTTACCAAAATTTTATAAAGAACCAGAACGTTATGCATTTACTTTAGAAATGTCTTTTTTGGCAGATCGTTATCAGCAAATTTCTGATGATTTATCGCAATTAGATTTGTTTAAAGATTTTATGGTAAGCGATTATGATGTAAATAAGTCGCTTATATTTTCTAAGGTGACTTTACCAGCAGATGAGTTTCGATTATACCGAAAATTATTTTATCAAGTTTATAAGGACATTGCGAAACCAGATTTATATGTTTATTTATATCAAAATACAGAACGACTTCAGAAGAACATTAAAAAGCGTGGACGTAATTACGAGAAGGATATTAAAGATGATTATCTCGAAAAAATTAACTCTGGTTATCTCGAATTCTTAAAAAGTCAGCCAGAAATGAATGTTAAGATTATTGATATTTCTGATAAGGATTTTGTGAAGTCTCGTGAGGATTATTTGTGGCTGCTAAATGAAATAGGCGGTCAGAAACAATTGTAG
- a CDS encoding queuosine precursor transporter — MPLKDKLLAQRIYLLLGALFITSLVVSNLIFQKFFYWYPIDVEIFGSKLFEISVGILPYPITFLITDLISEIYGKKRANDVVVVGIFASIFSLLIIYTASIVPATSWSPVNNSLFDTVFGNSTIAVFASMLTYLFAQFVDIQIYHFWKRRTKGKHLWLRNNFSTWFSQFVDTFTIVFLLCSFGIIDWTNFKGLLISGFLFKVLVAALDTPFLYLGVYLFRRRFKLKVNEEIELL; from the coding sequence ATGCCATTAAAAGATAAGCTATTAGCACAACGGATTTATTTGTTATTGGGTGCGCTTTTTATAACGTCTTTAGTGGTTTCTAATCTAATATTTCAAAAATTTTTTTATTGGTACCCAATTGATGTTGAGATTTTTGGAAGCAAACTTTTTGAAATTTCTGTTGGTATCTTACCTTACCCAATTACATTTTTAATTACAGATTTAATCAGTGAAATTTATGGCAAAAAACGCGCTAATGATGTGGTAGTCGTTGGTATTTTTGCCTCGATATTTTCGCTACTAATTATTTACACAGCTTCAATTGTACCTGCTACCTCATGGTCTCCAGTAAATAATTCTCTATTTGATACCGTTTTTGGAAATTCTACAATCGCTGTATTTGCGAGTATGCTAACATATTTGTTTGCGCAATTTGTAGATATTCAAATTTATCATTTCTGGAAACGCAGAACAAAAGGCAAACACCTTTGGTTGCGTAACAACTTTTCAACTTGGTTTTCTCAATTTGTTGATACGTTTACTATTGTATTTTTATTATGCTCGTTTGGTATTATCGATTGGACTAATTTTAAAGGCTTATTAATCAGTGGTTTTTTATTTAAAGTATTAGTCGCGGCATTAGATACACCATTTTTATATCTAGGTGTTTATTTATTCAGAAGGCGTTTTAAACTCAAAGTAAACGAAGAAATTGAGCTCCTTTAG
- a CDS encoding AsmA-like C-terminal region-containing protein: MKKIFKIIGIILLLFIAILIAIPFVLESKIDSIVQNYGDENLNADLSFDDISLSLISSFPKAEVNVDNLKITNRLPFEGETLATAKSLSFEMPIGELFKGTEEPLIINEIIADEMLLTLKTNKNGSVNYDIVKESDDANEVEANSSPTGFSFDIENYELNNSAFIYIDEGANTKLYATEINHNGKGIFSGNGSELVTKTEAMISIAIDSTEYLSNNIIKLDALIGLDLEQEKYTFKKNKGFINALPLEFEGFVQLVEQGQEIDISFKNPESSFKDFLAVIPNAYAKNIENVTTTGNFTVKGIIKGLMSEETIPTLDINMRSENASFKYPDLPKSVDNIMINASVKNTTGNVDDTFIDINKLDFKIDQDVFKSEAHIKNLTGNILVNANLDGVLNLANISKAYPLELENQLSGILKGKLNTAFDMNAIETNAYQRIKNNGSVSISDFIFSSEDIVNPIQINKADLTFKPGIVSLNSFDALTGKSDFSATGTINNLLGFLLSNKKLQGNFNVNSNTFAISDFMVEDETATESSNKTTSDSESLKIPDFLDCAITANAKSVLYDNLTLKNVNGELLIKDQNANLKDMTTDLFKGQLGISGNVSTKGVKPKFDMKLAMQQFDISQSFKELELLKFLAPIAKILKGKLNSTIDLNGILDENFTPDLMSISGDALAEVLTDNISSNQSAILSGLSDKLDFLDLDQFDFKDIKTNLSFENGQVSVKPFTFIYKDDIPIEISGTHSFSNTMDYSAVLQVPAKYLGSEVNRLIGKINDSEVDIIKIPVTATIGGTVTKPNIKTDLTSGISNLTKQLIEIQKQKFLNLGTNQINDLLGGLVGGDSNTKETDSTKTKTDSTKTTIDDNIKEGLNSVLGGLLDGKKKSKDKKVQDSTKND, translated from the coding sequence ATGAAGAAAATTTTCAAAATTATTGGAATCATCTTACTCCTTTTTATTGCAATACTAATTGCTATTCCTTTTGTTTTAGAATCTAAAATAGATAGCATCGTTCAGAATTATGGAGATGAAAACCTAAATGCAGATTTAAGTTTTGATGACATTAGTCTAAGCTTAATAAGCAGTTTTCCAAAGGCAGAAGTTAATGTTGATAATTTAAAAATTACAAATAGGTTACCTTTTGAAGGAGAAACTCTTGCCACTGCAAAATCGTTGTCTTTTGAAATGCCAATTGGCGAATTGTTTAAAGGCACGGAAGAACCACTTATTATAAATGAAATTATTGCAGATGAAATGTTATTAACCTTAAAAACTAATAAAAATGGTTCTGTAAATTATGATATTGTAAAAGAAAGTGATGACGCCAATGAAGTAGAAGCAAACTCAAGTCCTACTGGTTTTAGCTTTGATATTGAAAATTACGAACTCAACAATAGTGCTTTCATTTACATTGATGAAGGCGCAAACACAAAACTTTATGCAACGGAGATAAACCATAATGGTAAAGGCATTTTTTCTGGCAACGGTTCAGAATTAGTTACTAAAACCGAAGCTATGATTAGCATAGCTATAGACAGTACCGAATATTTAAGTAATAATATTATAAAGTTAGATGCGCTAATCGGTTTAGATTTAGAGCAAGAAAAATACACGTTTAAAAAAAACAAAGGCTTTATAAATGCTTTACCACTAGAATTTGAAGGCTTTGTGCAATTAGTTGAGCAAGGGCAAGAAATTGATATCAGCTTTAAAAACCCCGAATCGTCTTTTAAGGATTTCTTAGCTGTAATCCCTAACGCTTATGCCAAGAATATTGAAAATGTAACTACAACTGGGAATTTTACTGTCAAGGGTATTATTAAAGGCTTGATGTCTGAAGAAACTATTCCAACTTTAGATATAAACATGCGCTCAGAAAATGCTTCGTTTAAATATCCTGACTTACCAAAAAGCGTTGACAATATAATGATTAATGCTTCGGTTAAAAACACAACTGGTAACGTAGATGATACATTTATTGACATCAATAAACTAGACTTTAAAATTGATCAAGATGTTTTTAAATCTGAAGCGCATATTAAAAATCTAACTGGCAATATTTTAGTCAACGCCAATTTAGATGGTGTTTTAAATTTAGCCAATATTTCTAAAGCTTATCCTTTAGAATTAGAAAATCAATTAAGTGGTATTTTAAAAGGAAAACTGAACACTGCCTTTGACATGAATGCCATAGAGACCAATGCATATCAGCGTATTAAAAATAATGGAAGTGTTTCAATTTCGGACTTTATATTTTCATCTGAAGACATTGTAAATCCTATTCAAATTAATAAGGCAGATTTAACCTTTAAACCAGGAATAGTTAGCCTCAATAGTTTTGACGCATTAACAGGTAAGAGTGATTTCTCTGCAACAGGAACTATTAATAATTTACTCGGGTTTCTATTAAGTAATAAAAAGCTTCAAGGGAATTTTAATGTCAACTCAAACACATTTGCTATTTCAGATTTTATGGTAGAAGATGAAACTGCAACTGAATCCTCAAATAAGACAACATCAGATTCAGAATCTCTAAAAATTCCTGACTTTTTAGATTGTGCTATTACTGCCAATGCAAAATCTGTTCTTTATGATAACCTAACATTAAAGAATGTAAATGGTGAGCTATTAATAAAAGATCAGAATGCTAATTTAAAAGACATGACAACAGATTTGTTTAAAGGTCAGCTAGGAATTTCTGGTAATGTTTCTACTAAAGGTGTCAAACCAAAGTTTGATATGAAGTTAGCAATGCAACAGTTTGATATTTCACAGTCATTTAAAGAATTAGAACTATTGAAGTTTTTAGCACCAATTGCTAAAATACTTAAAGGAAAACTCAATTCTACAATAGATTTAAATGGTATTTTAGATGAAAACTTTACACCAGATTTAATGTCTATTTCTGGAGATGCTTTAGCTGAAGTATTAACCGATAATATTAGTTCAAATCAAAGTGCTATTCTTTCCGGTCTCAGTGATAAACTAGATTTTTTAGATTTAGATCAATTCGATTTTAAAGACATTAAAACTAATTTAAGTTTTGAAAATGGGCAAGTTTCAGTGAAGCCATTTACTTTTATATATAAAGACGACATCCCTATTGAAATATCTGGAACGCATAGTTTTTCTAACACAATGGATTACAGTGCTGTTCTGCAAGTACCAGCTAAATATTTAGGAAGTGAGGTCAATAGACTCATCGGAAAAATAAATGATTCTGAAGTTGACATTATTAAGATTCCTGTAACTGCAACTATTGGAGGAACAGTTACAAAACCAAATATTAAAACTGACTTAACAAGTGGTATTTCTAATTTAACGAAACAACTCATTGAAATACAAAAACAAAAATTCTTAAATCTAGGAACAAATCAAATTAATGATTTATTAGGTGGTCTTGTAGGAGGTGATTCTAATACTAAAGAAACGGATTCTACTAAAACTAAAACTGACAGCACAAAAACAACTATTGATGATAATATAAAAGAAGGTTTAAATTCTGTTTTAGGCGGACTTCTCGATGGGAAAAAGAAATCGAAGGACAAAAAAGTACAAGATTCAACTAAAAACGACTGA
- a CDS encoding RNA polymerase sigma factor RpoD/SigA, whose protein sequence is MRQLKITKQVTNREDKSLDKYLQDISKIPLITAEEEVELAQLIRKGDQVALDKLTTANLRFVVSVAKQYQNQGLKLPDLINEGNAGLVKAAKRFDETRGFKFISYAVWWIRQAILQALAEQSRIVRLPLNKIGTINKINKAFSHLEQLHQRPPNAEEIARELDISAREVKQSMKNSGRHLSMDAPLKDGETFSLYDVVSASESPRPDKNLMKESLNLEVERALETLTQKESDVIRLNFGIGDQPPMTLEEIGGIYDLTRERVRQIREKGIRRLRHASKSKILKTYLG, encoded by the coding sequence ATGAGGCAGTTAAAAATCACCAAGCAAGTTACCAATAGAGAAGATAAATCATTAGATAAATATCTTCAAGATATAAGTAAGATTCCACTAATTACAGCGGAAGAAGAAGTAGAATTGGCACAACTTATACGTAAAGGTGATCAAGTTGCATTAGATAAACTAACAACAGCGAATTTGCGTTTTGTTGTTTCTGTAGCTAAGCAATATCAAAATCAAGGATTAAAACTTCCAGATTTAATAAACGAAGGTAATGCTGGTTTAGTAAAAGCAGCAAAGCGTTTTGATGAAACAAGAGGTTTTAAGTTTATATCTTATGCCGTATGGTGGATTAGACAAGCTATACTTCAAGCATTAGCAGAACAATCTCGTATTGTACGTTTACCATTAAATAAGATTGGTACAATCAATAAGATTAATAAAGCGTTTTCGCATTTAGAACAATTACACCAAAGACCTCCAAATGCTGAAGAAATTGCTCGCGAGTTAGATATAAGCGCACGTGAGGTTAAGCAATCTATGAAAAACTCAGGTCGTCACTTATCTATGGATGCACCATTAAAAGATGGTGAGACATTTAGTTTATATGACGTAGTTAGTGCGAGTGAGTCACCAAGACCAGATAAAAATTTAATGAAGGAATCACTGAATCTAGAAGTTGAGCGTGCTTTAGAAACGTTAACTCAAAAGGAAAGTGATGTTATTCGTTTAAATTTTGGTATTGGAGATCAGCCACCAATGACCTTAGAAGAAATAGGTGGAATCTATGACTTAACAAGAGAACGTGTTAGACAAATTAGAGAAAAAGGCATTCGAAGATTAAGACATGCAAGTAAGAGTAAAATTTTAAAGACCTATTTAGGGTAA